The DNA region CGCCTTTATTCAAAATCATATCAATGGCTGAATTACCGAAGAACGTCATCCACATCAGCGTAAAGCCGGCTGGCACTAACAGTACCCCCAACACAAACTCCCGAATGGTACGTCCGCGTGAAACACGCGCGATGAATAAGCCTACAAACGGTGCCCAACTTAACCACCAACCCCAGTAAAAGACTGTCCAACCACCTATCCAATCCGTTTTTTCATAAGCAAACAGGTTGAAAGTATTATTAACGAGCTCCGATACATACGATCCTGTATTCTGTACAAAGGCTTGTAACAAAAACACTGTTGGGCCAAGTAACAATACGAATACCAACAACAGTACAGCCAAAATCATATTCAGCTCAGACAACCGTCGAATGCCTTTATCTAAGCCGGTGGTCACTGAAATTACCGCCAGCAGGGTCACCCCAATAATTAGAATAACTTGAACGGTGTCGGAAACTGGAATGTCGAAAAGATAGTTAATACCGGCGTTAATCTGGGTGACGCCATAACCTAACGAAGTCGCGACACCGAATACCGTTCCGATAACTGCAAATACATCAACTACATGACCAATTGGGCCGTAAATTCTATCGCCTATCATTGGGTAAAGCGCAGACCGAAGTGTCAGCGGTAAACCATGACGATATGCAAAGAATGCTAGAATTAATGCGACAATCGCATAAATTGCCCATGCATGCAGACCCCAATGGAAGAATGTAATCTTCATCGCTTCGCGAGCAGCTTCAACGCTACCAGCTTCTGCCACCGGCGGCGCTAAAAAATGCATCACTGGCTCTGCAACGCCAAAAAACATTAAACCGATACCCATGCCAGCGGAAAACAACATTGAGAACCAGGTTATTTTGGAATAATCAGGTTCGGAGTGATCAGGACCGAGTTTAATCGCACCCATTTTAGAAAAGCCGAGATAGAGCACGCTGATAAGAATGATCGCGACAGATAGCACATAAAACCAGCTGCCATTCTCAATAATCGCTGCCTGAATACCTTGAAACCATGTATTAGCCGTGTCAGGAACAATCGCTGCAAATAATAAAATCACGATGATTAAACCGGCGGCACTATAAAATACTGGGGGGTTGAGTCTTGCAGGAGCGGTAGTATCTTTCATTCTATGTCCTTGCTTGAATTGAGAAACTTTCGATAATTATAGCGTTGTTTGAGGAGATTTCCTGCGCAATAAAAAACGGCCACCCGAGGGTGGCCGTTTATCATTCACGTTGTGAGGTAATCGATTAGATTACTTCAGCGCGCTCTACAATCTCAACAAGTGCCCAAGACTTGGTCTTAGATACTGGACGAGTTTCGCGAATAATCACGGTATCGCCAGCTTTACATTCGTTGTTTTCATCATGTGCGTGCAACTTAGTGGTACGGGTAATGTACTTACCATATACCGGGTGTTTTACACGGCGAGTTACAGCAACAGTGATAGACTTATCCATCTTGTCGCTGGTAACACGACCTTGCACAGTACGTACACGTTTTTCTTCAGTCATTACGCACCTGCCTTCTGATTCAAGATAGTTTTCACACGTGCGATATCACGACGCACTTGCTTCAACATGTGAGTTTGATTCAGCTGACCAGTGGCTGCTTGCATGCGCAGATTAAACTGCTCACGACGCAAACCTAACAACTCTTCGTTCAGCTGCTCAACGGTTTTTTCTTTCAGTTCGTTCGCTTTCATTACATCACCGTCCGAGTCACAAAGGTGGTTTTGAATGGCAGCTTACGTGCCGCAAGGTCAAACGCTTCACGCGCCAACTCTTCCGAAACACCGTCCATTTCATACAGGACACGACCTGGCTGAATTTGAGCTACCCAGTATTCCACGCTACCTTTACCTTTACCCATACGCACTTCAAGAGGCTTCTGAGTGATTGGCTTGTCAGGGAAAACGCGGATCCAAATTTTACCTTGACGTTTCACGTGACGCGTCATGGCACGACGAGCCGCTTCGATTTGGCGAGCAGTCATACGACCACGCTCAACCGATTTCAAACCGAAAGTACCGAAGCTGACTTTGTTACCTGCTTGCGCCAGACCGCGGTTACGGCCCTTGTGTACCTTACGGAATTTAGTACGCTTTGGTTGTAACATATCGTATCTCCTTACTTACGGCCTTTAGGGCGTTTTGCTGGAGCTGCTGGCTTTTCTTCAGCAACTGGCATACCGCCAAGAACTTCGCCTTTGAAGATCCATACTTTGATACCAATGATACCGTAAGTGGTGTTAGCTTCAGCGGTTGAGTAGTCGATGTCCGCACGCAATGTGTGCAATGGAACACGACCTTCGCGGTACCATTCGGTACGTGCGATTTCCGCGCCGCCTAAACGGCCGCTAACTTCAACTTTGATACCTTTGGCGCCAAGACGCATGGCGTTTTGTACCGCGCGCTTCATTGCACGACGGAACATAACACGGCGCTCTAGCTGGCCAGCGATGTTTTCAGCAACCAGTTGTGAATCAAGCTCAGGCTTGCGCACTTCTGAGATGTTGATTTGCGCAGGAACACCAGTCAGTTTAGAAACTGCTTGACGCAATTTCTCAACGTCTTCGCCTTTCTTACCAATCACAACACCTGGACGTGCAGTGTGGATAGTCACGCGGATGCTCTTAGCTGGACGCTCGATGACGATACGTGAAACTGACGCGTTAGCCAGTTGCTTGTTCAACATCTTGCGAACTAAGTGATCGCTGTGCAGGTTATCAGCAAAATCTTTCGTATTCGCGAACCAGGTTGAATTCCATGGTTTGGTGATACCTAGGCGAATACCATTAGGATGTACTTTCTGACCCATAATTTATCTCCTAGCTATCTGATACAACCACAGTAATGTGGCTGGTACGCTTAAAGATACGATCAGCACGACCTTTCGCACGAGGCTTGATGCGTTTCATGGTTGGACCTTCGTCTACCATTACTTTAGCAACTTTTAACTCGTCGATGTCGGCACCTTCGTTGTGTTCAGCATTCGCGATAGCTGACTCCAACACCTTTTTCAGCAGCACAGCTGCGTCTTTAGGGCTGTAGTTCAGAATATCCAGAGCTTTCGCTACTGGTAAACCGCGAATCTGATCCGCTACCAAACGGCCCTTCTGCGCAGAAAGCTTGGCAAACTTGTGAATAGCAATAGCTTCCATCTTATGTCTCCCTTAGCGTTTCTTCGCTTTCTTATCAGCGGCGTGGCCACGATAAGTGCGGGTTGGTGCGAATTCACCAAGCTTGTGACCAATCATTTCGTCAGAAACGAAAACTGGCACGTGCTGGCGACCGTTATGAACAGCGATAGTTAAGCCGATCATATCAGGGATAATCATTGAACGACGGGACCAAGTTTTAATTGGCTTTTTGTCCCCGGCTTCCAACGCTTTCTCCACCTTATTCAGTAGGTGAAGGTCGATAAATGGACCTTTTTTAAGAGAACGTGGCATGTCTAATCCTCAACTCTTATTTGTTGCGACGACGTACGATGAACTTATCAGTACGCTTGTTCTTACGGGTCTTATAACCCTTAGTCGGAGTACCCCATGGAGTAACCGGATGACGGCCACCAGAAGTACGACCTTCACCACCACCGTGTGGGTGATCAACTGGGTTCATCGCCACACCACGAACGGTAGGACGAACACCACGCCAGCGTTGTGCACCAGCTTTACCCAATTGACGCAGCATGTGCTCTGCGTTACCTACTTCACCGATGGTTGCACGGCAATCCGACTGAATGCGGCGCATTTCGCCAGAACGCAAACGTACAGTTACGTACGCGCCATCGCGAGCTAGAAGCTGTACTGACGCACCAGCTGAACGCGCCAACTGAGCACCTTTACCAGGCTTCATTTCGATAGCGTGAATCACTGAACCCACTGGAATGTTACGCAGTGGAAGTGCGTTACCGCTTTTAATCGGTGCATCTGAACCAGATACGATTTGGTCACCAGCTTTCATGCCTTTTGGAGCAAGAATGTAGCGACGCTCACCGTCTGCATACAGAACCAAAGCGATGTTCGCTGAACGGTTTGGATCATATTCCAAACGCTCAACTTTCGCTGGGATACCGTCTTTGTCGCGTTTAAAGTCGACCATACGGTAGTGATGCTTGTGACCACCGCCGATGTGACGAACAGTAATGCGACCATTGTTGTTACGACCGCCTTTCTTGTTGTTTTTATCCAACAACGGGGCGTAAGGCTTACCTTTGTACAGGTCTTCGTTAACCACTTTAACTACGTGGCGACGACCTGGAGACGTAGGCTTACACTTAACTAATGCCATGTGAATTCCTCCTGTTACTCAGCGCCGCCGACGAAGTCGATGTCCGCACCTTCTTTCAGGGTGACATACGCTTTTTTCCAGTCACTACGCTTACCAAAGCGAGCGCCGGTACGTTTGGTTTTGCCTTTTACGTTCACAGTGCGAACGCTATCAACCTCAACTTCAAACAGCTTTTCTACCGCTGCTTTAATTTGTGGTTTAGTTGCGTCTTTCGCTACTTTGAACACGACAGTGTTAGCAGTTTCTGCAGTCACAGTAGACTTTTCAGAAACGTGAGGAGCCAGAATTACAGTCAGCAAACGTTCTTCGCGCATCATGATAATACCTCCTCGATTTGCTTCACTGCGTCAGCAGTCATCAAAACTTTTTCAAAAGCAATCAAGCTAACAGGGTCAAGACCTTGAACGTCGCGAACGTCAACTTTGTGCAAGTTGCGTGCGGCTAAGAACAAGTTCTCGTCAACTTCTTTAGTCACGATAAGAACGTCGTTCAAATCCATTGACTTCAGTTGAGCTGCTAATGCTTTAGTTTTTGGTGATTCAACACCAAACTTCTCTACCACGATTAAACGATCTTGACGAACAAGTTCAGACAAGATGCTTTTCATAGCACCGCGGTACATTTTCTTGTTTACTTTTTGGTCGTGGCTGCGTGGTTTCGCTGCAAACGTAGTACCACCAGAGCGCCAAATTGGGCTACGGATAGTACCTGCGCGAGCACGGCCAGTACCCTTCTGACGCCATGGCTTTTTGCCACCGCCAGATACTTCAGAACGCGTCTTTTGTGCCTTGGTGCCCTGACGAGCGCCTGCAGCATAAGCAACGACTACCTGATGAATCAGAGCTTCGTTGAACTCACGTCCAAAGGTAGCTTCGGAAACTTCAAGAGCGCCTTTT from Pseudidiomarina andamanensis includes:
- the rplP gene encoding 50S ribosomal protein L16, with the translated sequence MLQPKRTKFRKVHKGRNRGLAQAGNKVSFGTFGLKSVERGRMTARQIEAARRAMTRHVKRQGKIWIRVFPDKPITQKPLEVRMGKGKGSVEYWVAQIQPGRVLYEMDGVSEELAREAFDLAARKLPFKTTFVTRTVM
- the rpsQ gene encoding 30S ribosomal protein S17, with the protein product MTEEKRVRTVQGRVTSDKMDKSITVAVTRRVKHPVYGKYITRTTKLHAHDENNECKAGDTVIIRETRPVSKTKSWALVEIVERAEVI
- the rpsC gene encoding 30S ribosomal protein S3 — translated: MGQKVHPNGIRLGITKPWNSTWFANTKDFADNLHSDHLVRKMLNKQLANASVSRIVIERPAKSIRVTIHTARPGVVIGKKGEDVEKLRQAVSKLTGVPAQINISEVRKPELDSQLVAENIAGQLERRVMFRRAMKRAVQNAMRLGAKGIKVEVSGRLGGAEIARTEWYREGRVPLHTLRADIDYSTAEANTTYGIIGIKVWIFKGEVLGGMPVAEEKPAAPAKRPKGRK
- the rplV gene encoding 50S ribosomal protein L22 — translated: MEAIAIHKFAKLSAQKGRLVADQIRGLPVAKALDILNYSPKDAAVLLKKVLESAIANAEHNEGADIDELKVAKVMVDEGPTMKRIKPRAKGRADRIFKRTSHITVVVSDS
- a CDS encoding BCCT family transporter, whose product is MKDTTAPARLNPPVFYSAAGLIIVILLFAAIVPDTANTWFQGIQAAIIENGSWFYVLSVAIILISVLYLGFSKMGAIKLGPDHSEPDYSKITWFSMLFSAGMGIGLMFFGVAEPVMHFLAPPVAEAGSVEAAREAMKITFFHWGLHAWAIYAIVALILAFFAYRHGLPLTLRSALYPMIGDRIYGPIGHVVDVFAVIGTVFGVATSLGYGVTQINAGINYLFDIPVSDTVQVILIIGVTLLAVISVTTGLDKGIRRLSELNMILAVLLLVFVLLLGPTVFLLQAFVQNTGSYVSELVNNTFNLFAYEKTDWIGGWTVFYWGWWLSWAPFVGLFIARVSRGRTIREFVLGVLLVPAGFTLMWMTFFGNSAIDMILNKGVTSLGEMVENDVSIALFAFLEQFPWSGFLSVVATLMVVVFFVTSSDSGSMVVDMLCSNGRDDTPAWQRIFWASGEGIVAIILLLAGGLGALQTMTIASALPFTIILLIATYGLIQALRVDVHKKDTLQNSYLTASSQSNKNWRERLHNIIDFPSKSVGQRFLLQVVEPAFKDVAEEMEASGLTVVLQVDDKNLKTFRVIHGDEIDFIYQVELASHIQPAFIYAEGEQVDAPEEQKYYRAEVHLREGGQDYDILGWSRDAVIGDIIDHYHKHMHFLHVLR
- the rplD gene encoding 50S ribosomal protein L4 codes for the protein MELTLKDAKGALEVSEATFGREFNEALIHQVVVAYAAGARQGTKAQKTRSEVSGGGKKPWRQKGTGRARAGTIRSPIWRSGGTTFAAKPRSHDQKVNKKMYRGAMKSILSELVRQDRLIVVEKFGVESPKTKALAAQLKSMDLNDVLIVTKEVDENLFLAARNLHKVDVRDVQGLDPVSLIAFEKVLMTADAVKQIEEVLS
- the rpmC gene encoding 50S ribosomal protein L29 — protein: MKANELKEKTVEQLNEELLGLRREQFNLRMQAATGQLNQTHMLKQVRRDIARVKTILNQKAGA
- the rplB gene encoding 50S ribosomal protein L2; the protein is MALVKCKPTSPGRRHVVKVVNEDLYKGKPYAPLLDKNNKKGGRNNNGRITVRHIGGGHKHHYRMVDFKRDKDGIPAKVERLEYDPNRSANIALVLYADGERRYILAPKGMKAGDQIVSGSDAPIKSGNALPLRNIPVGSVIHAIEMKPGKGAQLARSAGASVQLLARDGAYVTVRLRSGEMRRIQSDCRATIGEVGNAEHMLRQLGKAGAQRWRGVRPTVRGVAMNPVDHPHGGGEGRTSGGRHPVTPWGTPTKGYKTRKNKRTDKFIVRRRNK
- the rplW gene encoding 50S ribosomal protein L23; its protein translation is MMREERLLTVILAPHVSEKSTVTAETANTVVFKVAKDATKPQIKAAVEKLFEVEVDSVRTVNVKGKTKRTGARFGKRSDWKKAYVTLKEGADIDFVGGAE
- the rpsS gene encoding 30S ribosomal protein S19, which gives rise to MPRSLKKGPFIDLHLLNKVEKALEAGDKKPIKTWSRRSMIIPDMIGLTIAVHNGRQHVPVFVSDEMIGHKLGEFAPTRTYRGHAADKKAKKR